The DNA region AGCTGAAGACCTAAGTGACATGATTTCTTTTACTGCTTCTGCACCGCCTGCTTCACCCAGGGCCCATACGATATCTGACGCTGGTGCGGAAGATCTGAGCGACATAATTTCCTTTACTGCTGACATTCTAGGTTCCTCATCTGATTGATAGCTAACATTGTATTATCACGTGTGCTCGATTTCCCAAAACCGTTATACGCGACAATGCTTACCTAAGCAATTGTTATAACTACTATTTACCGCCATTGCGGTCTACCTCTTTTCCGAGAAAGTGTGCATGCCGCCTATCTCTGGTGACGCGTTCACAACACTTAACAGGCTGACTCCCACTAAGTATTGCTGTCTAGATTATCAAAGCCGTGATGGGGTTTCCGTACTTTGTTGCCCAAAGTGTTAGCAAGCACAGGTTTCATCCTTTGTTGTGGTATCAGAGACACCTAGTAGAGAGAGCGGATAGTTGCCAAGAAGAGGAGCGCATCAGCGCTGTAGGGTGATGTGTAAAAGCAACCTTGCTGAGACAAACATTTGTTCTTTTATCGCTGATGAGTTTATGTATAATCAAACGCGAATAGATATCATTTCATTAGCGGCGCTTGTTTTCGACCGCGATCACGCTGAATCTATCTTGATGATAATTATAACAATATGGGTTATGTCCTATTAGCCTGTAATGGCGCTTTGAAGCACAAGAGTGGTGTCATCTCATGATGACAAACAAGGAACAAATAATGGCTATTGACCCTTCAGTGATCCGCGCCCATTCGTGGCAGGCACTGCCTAAACCGGCTGCACTTGCAACCGACATCCCTTGCCCAGACACACTCAGCGAACACATTGAGCACTCTCGGCGTGCGATTAAAGAGATTTTACATGGTCACGATGATCGCTTACTGGTTGTTATCGGCCCTTGCTCAATTCATGACCCAGAAGCAGCGCTAGAATACGCCACGCTACTGGCCCGTTACGCCAAGCACTACCAAGGTGAATTGGTTGTGGTGATGCGGACCTACTTTGAAAAACCACGTACGTCGGTGGGTTGGAAAGGATTGCTGTTTGATCCTGATTTAGATGGTAGCGATAAAATCAGCAAGGGGCTTCAGCAAGCCAGATCCTTGCTGATTGATATCAATGCGCTGGGGCTACCAACTGCGACGGAGTTTCTCGATACCACCAGCTTTACTTACCTCGCTGATCTAATGAGCTGGGGCGCCATCGGCGCAAGAACAACGGAATCTCAGCCTCATCGTCAGCAAAGTTCTGGGCTCCCCTGTCCCATCGGGTTTAAAAATGGCACGGATGGAAATGTTGATGTGGCAATGGATGCTATTGTTGCCAGCAGCCACTCTCATTGTTATACCGCGACCGGTCAAGATGGGCAGCTGTATGCGGTGAATAGCACCGGTAACCCCGACTGTCATTTGATTTTACGAGGTGGTAAAGCCCCCAATTACAGCGAGGCAGATATCAATCAGGCACTGCGACAACTACAAGATAAAGGGATAAATACCGGCTTAATGATCGACTGTAGTCATGGCAACAGCCTGAAACAATTTCAACGCCAGCTGCTTGTCGCCGAAGCGCTATGTCGTCAGATTAGTAATGGCAATCACCACATTGCCGCCATTATGGCGGAAAGCTTCCTGGTTGAGGGTCGGCAAGAAATATCAGAGGAGATGACCTTTGGGCAATCAATCACAGATGCGTGTCTTGGCTGGCAAGACACTGAAGTCATGCTAGACATGCTCGCCAATGCCGTGCGTGTTCGCCGCCAACAAAACGACGAACGTTTAGTCGCCAACGCATGCTAGAACCATAGTTGAACTGCCGCAAACAAGGGCCAATAAAACATTGCCAGCTTTAACCGCTGGCATTTATTGTCCGGCAAGGCATACGCAAAGACATGTTTTAGCAATCAACGCTGTATGCGGCCTGACGCCGTGGGACGATGACCGGGGCATCATCGAAAGGGGCATTAAGAATATCTACCTGGGTATTGTAGAGCTTATTAATCATCGGCTCGGTGATCACGTCCGTCACCGGCCCTGCCGCCACAATACCTTGCTCACCGATGGCGATCAGTTCATCACAGTAACGCGCCGCCGCTGCGAGATCGTGAATCACCAACACCACGGTTTTACCCATCGCTACCATTTGGTGAATACTTTCCATCACTTCTATTTGATGGCCAATATCTAAAGCACTGGTTGGCTCATCAAGCAGAATAACCTCTGTGTCTTGTGCCAAAATCATTGCTAGCCAAGCGCGCTGACGTTGCCCCCCCGACAAACTGGTCATAGGCTGCGTAAGCAAGCCATTCAGTTTCATTTTATCGATAGCGTGGCTGACTTGAACCGCGTCTTCATCACTCCATTGATTAAACCACCCCTGATGAGGGTGTCGCCCATACTGCACCAGCTGTTCAACCGTGATCCCAGCCGGGCTGATCGGTTGCTGAGGCAGAAAGGCGAGTGTTTTAGCCAATGCTTTCATCGAATAATCCGACAAGGCTTGTCCGTTCAGGGTAATCACGCCTTGCTGAGGCACGAGGTGCTTAGCCATCATTTTGAGCAGGGTAGATTTGCCACCGCCATTTGGGCCAACAATTCCCACCAGCTTGCCTTTACTCAAACTGAATGAAACACCCTTAAGAATGGCTTTTTGCTGATAAGAGAAGCCCACATCTGTCATCGATAACGCTGTCATTAATCTGCCTGCCCTTTATCTCGCAGTAAAAACACAAATAGCATGATGCCACCTAGAATACGGGTCATGATCCCTGTCGCGACTTCATGGGGATCGGCTAAGACCCTGACCAATGTATCGCTCACTAAAAGCAGTAGCGCACCCAGTAGCGCCGCCGTCCAGAGTGGCACCACACGTCCCTTAAGTAGATAGGTCGCAATAATGGGGGCTGCCATGGCGATAAACACCACAGGACCACCAATAGCGGTTCCCAATGCTGCGATCATAATCGCTAACAGTAGAATCGCTATTTGCACTCGGCTGATATTTACTCCCAGACTCTGTGCAGTGGGAAGCCCCAGCCTTAGCACATCCAACTGACGAGAAAAGAAAATCACGGCTGGGGTCAGCAACAGTAGTAAGCACGCCACGGGTATGCTGACACTGTACCCCTGACCCACAAAGTTTCCCATGGTCCAGAAATACACACTGCTGACATGAACAATGGACTCTGTCGACATCAAAAACTCACCCACAGCCCGCATGAGCTCAGAGACACCGATACCAATCACCACAAACAGGTACCCCTGCTCGCCAGGATTGCGACACAATGCGTACAACATGAACGCCGCAAAAACCGCCCCCAAGGGAGCAGCCCACCATGGCCAAGCCCCTAATGTGATGTACAGAGTAAAAAACGTGATGGCTAACGTCGCCCCTTCATTGACGCCGACCATATCAGGGGTTGCTAGGCGGTTGCGCACTAAGGTTTGGATCATACACCCCGACAAGCCCATCGCCGCGCCGGCAACTAACACCGCAACCACACGTGGCAGGCGAATGTTAAACACCATAATGTCGACCAGTCGGCTTGATTCACCAAACAGCGATTTAAATGCCAACCAGGGCGTTAGCTTGGCCGAGCCGATACTCACCGCCAGCAAACTCATCGCGACGATGATTAGCATCAATAGTATGCTCCAGCATAATGCGCGGCGCTCGACAAGCAGCGTGAAATCCCCGAACTGCCATAGCCATTTGCCATTTGGTATGTGGCGGCGAGGTTCAGTGTTCGATGCGGAAGTCGCTATTTTCTGAGCACTGGTAACCATTTTTTCCATGTGATTTGCTCCTACTTAACGGCCAGCAATGAGCGAAACCCACCACGCCGCACCACACCAATTAGCACCGGCGCGCCTATCATTGCCAACAACACGCCACTCGGCATTTCGTAAGGCTGAATCATCCAGCGTGCCAGGATATCGGCAATCAAGATAAAACAAATACCAAATAGCGCAGAGAAGATAACTTGAAGAGACAAGCGCACAGGTTCGACCATGCGGGCACAATAAGCGGCCAGGAAGCCCACAAAACTGATCGGCCCAGCCACAGAAATGGCACAAGCGGTAAATAAAGTAGACGCCACTAATACCCCCACTCGCACCCAATAGGTATTAATGCCAAGCGACTGTGCCTGCTGCTCGCCAAGCTGCATCATGGTGAGCTGCCGCGCCAGTAGGAAGGTTAAAGCGATTGCAGCCAGCATAAAGGGAGAAATCAGCATCATCGACGTCATGTCCGCCGCCGCCAGCGAACCGAGGTTCCAAAACCGAAACTGATCTAACACCACTTGGTTTGACAGTAAAAGGTAATTGGATAACCCACCAAAGGTGGCATTCATCGCGACCCCAACCAAAATCAGCTTGAGTGGGCTAGACTTCCCCACCACTTGACTGACCAACAAGACCACAACATTGCCGCCTAACGCGCCTAATCCAGACCAGACGAGATACCCCAACGCAGATTCGACGCCAAAGTATGTCAAGCCGGTGACTAATCCCAGTACTGCACCCGCGTTGACCCCCAGTAAACCTGGCTCTGCCAGTGGATTACGGGTTGCGCTTTGGAGTAAGGACGCCGCCAACGACAGGCTGATGCCCACCAACAACGCGCACAGTGTGCGTGGCAAGCGTAAGGTGTCCATCACCATTGTCATGTGTTCTGACGGATGCGTTGAAGAGAACGGGGTGATGGCAGAAAAATAGTATGCAAAAGCGTCTGCGGCACCATACTCCCCTGCCCCAACCGACATTGATATCATTGAAAAAAGACAAACACTGAGAACACCGCCCCCTAACCAGGCGAGGTGAATTTTCGACACGCTTACAACTCCATGTATCACAACGATGCCGGGCATGATATCAATCCCCGTTTTCCGATAACAGAATTAAATAAAAATAGTTATCAGTCGCCTTATTAGGTAAGATTTGCCAATACTTTTTCGATGAGCCAATAATAAGGAGCATTATTTTGCTGAGAAGCCTTTTTACGGTCCTCGCGCTGTTCTGCATGATCAACCAAGCCAGCGCCGCCGATACTCGCACAGTCGAAGATGCTAATGGGGAGCGCGTTGTCGTTCCTACACAGCCTAAACGCATCATTACACTCAGTGAAATCGACTTAGATACCACCCTCGCATTGGGCCTTACCCCAGTAGGGACCGTTAATGGCCGCGGCCAATCGTCTCTACCTCGATATTTAAAGCCTGTCATTGATGGCAATATACAGGTCGTCGGTGGGCTCTCTCGGCCAAATTTGGAAAGCATTTTAGAGCTCGAGCCCGATTTAATCTTAACCGCACCCAATCGCCCAGAGGTCATTGCGCTGCTAAGTGAAATTGCACCAACGGTGGTCACATTTGATTACGGTGAAAACTGGAAAACAGTATTTAAACGCACTGCCAATGTCCTAAATCGTCAAAAAGAGGCCGATGCCTTTATGACGCGCTACCAAGCGCATGTAGCCAAAACAAAGCAGGCGATTGGCGACAAACTGGGGCAAACCATCAGTGTCGTACGCTGGAACCCGAAAGGCCCGGCGTATATGTTCCGGGATTCTTTCGCTAGTCAGGTGATCACGGATGTTGGCATGAAGCGCCCAAGCACACAGCAGGATCCTGGCCATACCCATTCTATGTCACTGAGCTTAGAGGCGCTTGATGTGCTAGATGGCGATTGGATGGTGATCGGCACACTCAGCGCGTCTGGTGACGCAGTGGATGCGATGAAACAAGCAGAAGGCACGCCAGCATTCCGCCAACTTAGCGCCATTGAAGCAGGTCGCTTTGCACCGGTAGATGGATCATTATGGACCTCCGTCGGTGGCCCGCTCGCGGCACTGAAAGTCATGGATGATATCGCTGAATTGGTCAATAAGCCCAACGCTGAACCGCTGAGCGAATAAACGTCGCGTTACCGTATAAAAAAACCGCCGAAAGGCGGTTTTTTCGTCTCGAGCCGAATTAGCTCACCATGAGTTGTTTGCGGTCAACCTTACCACTGGCCGTTTTCGGCAAGCTTTCCAACCAGATAAAACGGGTTGGAATCATATAACCGGGTAACTGCGGAGCAAGCGCCTTTCGCAATTGCAGACGTGTCATCTTTGGTGTGCTGGCGTTGCTGCGTTCACCTTGCTCTAAGTAACCGACGAGAACACGATTCTCCCCCTCGCCTTCTAGTTTCACCACGGCATCCAGCACCGCCTCTAACCCACGGAGACGTGCTTCGATTTCTCCCAGCTCAATCCGGTAACCGCGCAGTTTAACCTGACCATCCTGACGTCCTATGTAGTGATAACAGTCATCCGCCAACTGCCGAACAATATCGCCGGTACGGTAATACCGCCGACCATCACTGCATGTAATAAACTGACTCGCCGTCAGATCATCCCGTTGCCAGTAGCCATCGCTGAGCGCATTGCCACAGATACATAGCTCCCCTTCATGGCCAAAAGGAACAGGCTGTCCCTCTTCATCCAGCACGAAATGGCCATATCCCGCCAGGCTCGACCCAATGGTGAGCCGGTGCGCGGTTGTCACTTCTGACATCATTGACCACACGGTAGCTTCTGTCGGGCCGTAGCAGTTCCACAGTATCCTCGAACGCGCCATTAGCTGTTCCGCCAATCCAGCATCTAATGCTTCCCCTCCTATCAATGCTCTGAGTCCGGCCTTCCCACGCCAACCGATATTGACCATCATTCGCCAAAACGTCGGCGTTGCTTGGAGCGTGTTTATCGACGGGTGCCGCGTTAATAACGCCGCGACAAGATGAGGATCTTTGTGCTCCTCACTACTTGCTAGACACAAGCGCCCCCCGACCAGCAAGGGGGCAAAAATCTCCAACATTGAGATATCAAACGCAATGGTAGTGATCAGTAGCCAATGACACTCACTATCGAGGTTAAGTCGCGTCACGGCGGCAGACAAAAACGTCGCCATTGCCTGATGGCTAATCACCACCCCTTTGGGCTTACCGGTTGAGCCAGAGGTAAACATAATGTAGGCGGTGCTCTGCGGACTCAGTAAAGGCAAGTGCAGCGGTGTCCGGCTTGTTTCCTTTGCGGTATTCTCGTCAACAAGACGTAAGGTGACAACCGGACAGTCAAACGCGATTGGCGCTGAACCATCGCAGCTTGCCTCTATCACCGCGTTTAACTTCGCCTCATCAGCGATCTCTTTTAATCGCCCAGACGGAAACAGCGGGTCGAGCGGGACAAAGGCCACACCAGAAAACAAACACGCCAATAAGGTCGTTATTAAGGTTGGCGACCGCATTACATGGACTCCAACCCGATCACCCGGTCGCAGTCCTGCCTGGTTTAACCGCTGCTGTACCTGGCTTACCGCCACCAATAATTGATCATAGCGAATCGATTGCTCGCCAAAATCAATGGCAACACCGTCTGAGGCGGCCGCCTCCGTTAGGGCGGCCTTCAGCATCGCAGCTAAACAGGTTGTCTGCTCACTACGTGGGTTACTCGCCAGCATCGCTCGCCTCCATCGCCAGTTGCTCACTGATTGGCGGCTGTGCTGATTGAGCGCGACCCACACTCAGTGCTCGGCAAACGGCATCTGGTGTCGCATGTTGATACAAAAACGCTAACGTTATTGGCTGTGCCACACCCATCGCCGAGACATCGTGCATATTCAGGGCATAATTGAGTCGTTGCACCAAGCCAACCGCCGCTAGCGAGCTTATCCCTAACGCACATAAAGGCTGATACCAATACGGGCTCTCAGGGGTCACGGACAGATCAGTGCTTTGCTGCCACACCTCACTGACCAAACGCGCCACTTCCGATGCATACTGACTCTCTGGCGGATAACCGGACGGAATGATCGTTTGCGGCGGCTGGTTGCGCACGCCCTGAGGGGCAATATCAACCGGTGCCTCTGGCAACGAGTCTGTGGAGGCGAGTGGCAGCATCTGTTGCGGATCAGCGGCAATCACCTCCAGCAGCGACGCCCGCCATTGACGCAACACATCACGGGCTCGGGATGGCTCAACCTGCGCGCCATCAAACTCAAAACGCAGCGATAGCTGACCGCCTATTTCATTGACGACCAAGCTGAGCGGTACTTCTACTTTTTCAAACGCTGAGCCAAACTCCGGATACAGCATTGCACCGGGCGTTTTGAGATCGTGAGAACCTTTGGTCTGCGCACGCGGATAGTTTTCATAAACAAACACGCTATCGAATACGCTGCGACGTCCTGCGTGCAAGCCGATCAGCGATTGTGTCGAATACTGATTCAACGCCATCGCCTCATCTTGCAGCGCGCGCAACTGCTCAGCCAGAGGTAAGTGATTTTTCCACTCGATGATCAGGGGTAAAGTATTGATATACAAACCAACACTACTATCGATTCCCGTCACAGGGGCATCACGTCCCGGTACAACATTGCCAACAATCGTCGTGGTTTTCCCACTTGGTAGGCCGCACTCTTGTGCAACCAGACGGTGCCACGCAAATTGCACCACGGTACTATGGGTTACCCCAACTTCACGAGCAAAATGCTGCAATGCCGCCTGCTCTTGCTCATTGAGTACTGTTCTGACCACCTCTGGTTGTCGCTGCCTCGGCAAAGAGGCGAAATCAGGACCAAACAACCGGGTTAAATCATCGGCTTTGACTGTCGACAAGGCTCGCTCTGCCCAGAATGCCTCGACGTCAGGGCGCACCTTAACTGCGTATTCTGCATGCGCTATATAAGCCTCATCCACCGGCAATAATGATGGTGACAGACTATTATTGGGATCACTCAGTGCCTCATAGGCTTGGTGCAGCGCTGCAAATAAACGCGGACCGCTCCAACCATCAATGACAGCATGGTGGCAACTGAAGATAACCTGAATATCATCATCGGCGAGACGGAAGCAACGAACACGCATTAAAGCTTCGCCATCAAGTGCGATACCACGTTGACGATCTTGCTGGCAATAGGCCGCAATCTGGGTGGCAGGCGCTTCCTCATCAGCCAGTTCGACCCATTCGAATGGCACATCAATCTGACGCTGAACCACTTGTATCAATTGATTATCAACGCCGTAAGGGCCACTGATCACGGTCCGCAGTGCTGGAAACGCCGAGACAACGACTTGCCAAGCCTGCTGATACCGCACTCGATCCACCGATTGCCGATACCGAATCGGCGTCTGCAAGAGATACGCTTCATCGTCTGGACAACGACGCTGGTGAACAAACATGCTTTGCTGAAGTGACGAGGCTGGCAGCAACGCTTCAATATCAAAGCGCTCACTCAGTCTGTCCAACTCGCGTTGAGTCAGGTTCACTAACGGAAAATCCGAGGGCGTCGACAAACGTCCATATAACCTTGAATGCTGCTCACAATCATGAACCAGTTTGACCAGATTAGCTTTAAAGGCTGCCATAAACTGCTCACTAAGCGTTTGATCTAAAACGCCCACTTGCCGCAGTGTTAACTGACCATCATCGATACCGCCATGTAAACTGAGCAGCTCTGCGCCAGGATTAAGCGGTGAGGCGGTCTGCCCTGGCACGATAGGGACAGGACGCCAATGTTCAACCGATTGATCGTGTTTTTGCGTCTGACGGCCGAGATAATTCAAGACAATCGGCGAGAAGGTCAGTTGCTCGCCCTGAGGATGGAAGCAACGCAAGGCGTTGAACCCGACCCCGTTATCAGGCACCTCACGCAGTGCTTCTTTAACGTGTTTGATGGTTTCTGCCAAGGTTGGTCTCACCGATACACGGCATGGGTAGGTACTGGTAAACCACCCCACAGTACGGCTGACATCCAATTGCGCGTCAATCTCTTCCCGACCATGCCCTTCTAACATCACGGTGGCTTGATCTCCCCAGCCCAGCGCATTGAGCGTGACACTCAACGCCGATAGCAACAAGTCTCGCACCTCGGTACTAAAGGCAGTATTGGCGGGGCCAACCAAGCGCGCGGTGTCAGCATGATCCAGTTGTAATCGCGCGTGACTAGGAGTCACGTTTCCATCAGCGTCTTTGTTGAGCACCGCGGGTAAGGTGCTACTTGCCCCCTCACTGACGTTATCCAGCTGGCGATACCAAAAATCAAACTGTGCCGAGTGACGGTTCGCATAGTCTCGAAGCGCCTCTC from Salinivibrio kushneri includes:
- a CDS encoding FecCD family ABC transporter permease; protein product: MISMSVGAGEYGAADAFAYYFSAITPFSSTHPSEHMTMVMDTLRLPRTLCALLVGISLSLAASLLQSATRNPLAEPGLLGVNAGAVLGLVTGLTYFGVESALGYLVWSGLGALGGNVVVLLVSQVVGKSSPLKLILVGVAMNATFGGLSNYLLLSNQVVLDQFRFWNLGSLAAADMTSMMLISPFMLAAIALTFLLARQLTMMQLGEQQAQSLGINTYWVRVGVLVASTLFTACAISVAGPISFVGFLAAYCARMVEPVRLSLQVIFSALFGICFILIADILARWMIQPYEMPSGVLLAMIGAPVLIGVVRRGGFRSLLAVK
- a CDS encoding ABC transporter substrate-binding protein, with translation MILLRSLFTVLALFCMINQASAADTRTVEDANGERVVVPTQPKRIITLSEIDLDTTLALGLTPVGTVNGRGQSSLPRYLKPVIDGNIQVVGGLSRPNLESILELEPDLILTAPNRPEVIALLSEIAPTVVTFDYGENWKTVFKRTANVLNRQKEADAFMTRYQAHVAKTKQAIGDKLGQTISVVRWNPKGPAYMFRDSFASQVITDVGMKRPSTQQDPGHTHSMSLSLEALDVLDGDWMVIGTLSASGDAVDAMKQAEGTPAFRQLSAIEAGRFAPVDGSLWTSVGGPLAALKVMDDIAELVNKPNAEPLSE
- a CDS encoding FecCD family ABC transporter permease — its product is MVTSAQKIATSASNTEPRRHIPNGKWLWQFGDFTLLVERRALCWSILLMLIIVAMSLLAVSIGSAKLTPWLAFKSLFGESSRLVDIMVFNIRLPRVVAVLVAGAAMGLSGCMIQTLVRNRLATPDMVGVNEGATLAITFFTLYITLGAWPWWAAPLGAVFAAFMLYALCRNPGEQGYLFVVIGIGVSELMRAVGEFLMSTESIVHVSSVYFWTMGNFVGQGYSVSIPVACLLLLLTPAVIFFSRQLDVLRLGLPTAQSLGVNISRVQIAILLLAIMIAALGTAIGGPVVFIAMAAPIIATYLLKGRVVPLWTAALLGALLLLVSDTLVRVLADPHEVATGIMTRILGGIMLFVFLLRDKGQAD
- a CDS encoding ABC transporter ATP-binding protein, translating into MTALSMTDVGFSYQQKAILKGVSFSLSKGKLVGIVGPNGGGKSTLLKMMAKHLVPQQGVITLNGQALSDYSMKALAKTLAFLPQQPISPAGITVEQLVQYGRHPHQGWFNQWSDEDAVQVSHAIDKMKLNGLLTQPMTSLSGGQRQRAWLAMILAQDTEVILLDEPTSALDIGHQIEVMESIHQMVAMGKTVVLVIHDLAAAARYCDELIAIGEQGIVAAGPVTDVITEPMINKLYNTQVDILNAPFDDAPVIVPRRQAAYSVDC
- a CDS encoding amino acid adenylation domain-containing protein, whose product is MLASNPRSEQTTCLAAMLKAALTEAAASDGVAIDFGEQSIRYDQLLVAVSQVQQRLNQAGLRPGDRVGVHVMRSPTLITTLLACLFSGVAFVPLDPLFPSGRLKEIADEAKLNAVIEASCDGSAPIAFDCPVVTLRLVDENTAKETSRTPLHLPLLSPQSTAYIMFTSGSTGKPKGVVISHQAMATFLSAAVTRLNLDSECHWLLITTIAFDISMLEIFAPLLVGGRLCLASSEEHKDPHLVAALLTRHPSINTLQATPTFWRMMVNIGWRGKAGLRALIGGEALDAGLAEQLMARSRILWNCYGPTEATVWSMMSEVTTAHRLTIGSSLAGYGHFVLDEEGQPVPFGHEGELCICGNALSDGYWQRDDLTASQFITCSDGRRYYRTGDIVRQLADDCYHYIGRQDGQVKLRGYRIELGEIEARLRGLEAVLDAVVKLEGEGENRVLVGYLEQGERSNASTPKMTRLQLRKALAPQLPGYMIPTRFIWLESLPKTASGKVDRKQLMVS
- a CDS encoding 3-deoxy-7-phosphoheptulonate synthase produces the protein MAIDPSVIRAHSWQALPKPAALATDIPCPDTLSEHIEHSRRAIKEILHGHDDRLLVVIGPCSIHDPEAALEYATLLARYAKHYQGELVVVMRTYFEKPRTSVGWKGLLFDPDLDGSDKISKGLQQARSLLIDINALGLPTATEFLDTTSFTYLADLMSWGAIGARTTESQPHRQQSSGLPCPIGFKNGTDGNVDVAMDAIVASSHSHCYTATGQDGQLYAVNSTGNPDCHLILRGGKAPNYSEADINQALRQLQDKGINTGLMIDCSHGNSLKQFQRQLLVAEALCRQISNGNHHIAAIMAESFLVEGRQEISEEMTFGQSITDACLGWQDTEVMLDMLANAVRVRRQQNDERLVANAC